The segment GATAGTCCGCTCGACGGCGCGGCTGGCGGCGGCGACATCGGACGCCTGGGTGACCACCGGATTCGCCGGGGCAGAGTATCGCGCGGCATCGGCAGTGAACTCCATTTCGAAGTCGATCTCCATACTCGAAGGTTGGCCAGTGGTGGAGTCATCGAAAAGCAAGCGCCCGGTTGCCACTCGGTAGTGCCCGAGCGGGTGGTTGGCAAACTCGAAATCAAAAACCTGCTGTAGAGTCGCGCCGCGTTCGAGGTCGGTGAGCGTCAGTTCAAATTCGCGGTCTCCGGGCGGCACGTTGTGGCCCGTTGCCGCGCGAAGCTTCACCCATCGGGCGAGCTTCATCTGGAGTCGCAGATTTTGCCCCGTGAGCGTGAAGAGTTTTTCGAGTTCGGTGCGGAAAATCTCGGGAAGTAGTTCCGGGCGAGGAATGAAGTAGTGGTTGCCGCCTGCTCGCTTGGCCATCCCGGCCAGCAGTTCTTCGTTGTAGTCGCCGCCGAACCCCAGGAAGGTCGTCGTGATCCCTTTGGCTTTGAGCTCGCCCGCGAAAGCCACCAGCGTGGCGAAGTCCTTGATTCCTTCGGTCGGGTCGCCGTCCGTCAGGACGATCACTCGGGTGGCGCGCTTGCCTTCTTGGAACGATATCACCTGCTGCATCGCCATGTTCAATGCGTCGTACAAGTTGGTGGTGTTCCCGGGCGTCAATCGCGAAATGCCCTGCTTGATCGGGTCCTTGCTCGTCACGCGCTGGGGAGGCATCAAAAGTTCGACAAACTGCTCGAAGGTGACGATGCTCAGGATGTCGTTCGGTGAGAGCATGTCCACCACGTAAGTGCAGGCCTGCTTGGCGTACTCCAAGGGCTGCCCTTCCATCGAACCGCTGCGATCCACGACCAAGCACAGGTTGAGCGGAGTGCGGACCGAGCCCGAAGCCACGCCCGGCAGGTCGTTGTTGGGCGAGGTGATCTCCAGCAAGAACTGCTCGCGCGCGGGCCCGTTTGCCATGGTTGCCGGGCGGCTAGGCGTCAGCTTGGCGACCAGCGACTGGGCTGGCTGCGCCATGGAGCCCGCGGGCATCGCCATCGTGGGCTGACCGGCCGGGGGCGCGATCATCGTGCGATTTGGATCAAATGCCTGCGTAGGTTCCATGTTCTTGATTATTGACGAGAAACCGCCCGAGAGTTACTCAACCCTAAAGACGGTTGATCCTATCTGCACGGTGTCGCCCGGGTTTGCCAGGGTCGACTGGACGCGCTGACCGTTCACGAGCGTGCCATTGGTACTGCCATGATCGGTCACCAAGACCCCCATTCCCTGCGGTTCCAGGCTCGCATGGCGACGGGAGACGAGCGAGTCGAATTCGACTGGAATCGCGCTGGCCTCGCGTCCGACGAACATCGTCCCAACCACTGGGAAACGCATGCCTGCCAGCGGCCCACCGGTCGCGACGAGCGTTGCCATACCGCCACCTGCAGCGGGCATGGCGACGGTCGGTTGCAGCACGTTCACCGGGGCGCTGGAGACGGCGTGGCGCGGATCGACTTGTGCGGGCGCAGCAGTTGGGATGTATTGCGGGCGTGGCCCTTTGGACAGGAACTGAAGCTGGTGTCCGGCTACCTGAATGACGTCGCCATTGTTGAGCGGGGCCGAGCCTTGGACACGTTGTCCATTCAGCCCGATACCGATCGGCGTACCCGCATCATGAACCCAGTAACCCGCACCCTGGCGGACGATTGTGGCGTGGTGTGGGGCAACGTTCATGTCGCCGAACAGCGGTATGTGGGCCCGCTCGTCCCTGCCGATGTAGGCAGTCGGCCAGTCGAGCGACCAGTCGCGGCCCTCGTTGCGCCCCAGCATGAGTCGAATCCAAGCGGTCCGGGCGTACGCATCCGCAAGACCGATGAAGAGACCAATTCCCGCGCCTACGCAGGTCAAACCCACCGCTCTCGGGATCGTGCCAACCTCATGCACGCCCGCGCCCGGGGTTACGAGCAGCGGGGCGACCACAACCGCTGCCATCTCGAATGCGAACCCGCCAACAATGCCTCCCAAGCCGCCGCCAATCAAGCCCTGAATCGCTCGCTTGGTGCTTCGTCCGATCGCGCCTAATCCGAGCCCGAGCAGCGCTCCGAAGATTCCCCAGCCCACAAGGCGCGCAACGAACACGATCGGGCCCCCGCCGAGGGCCCCAACGCCACCCGTGAGCGAATTGAATGCTGCGGAGCCCACACTGCCGGCAATCGGACCGACGACCAAACCGACGATCAAACCTAGAATCAGTCCCCGAATCGAGTGAGTTCGGGAGCCTTGAAACCGGCCTGATACAAACCCGATCAGGCCGCCGATGAAGCACCCCATGCTGATGTTGAAGATGCGCTCGAAAGCAGCCCAAGTGGGTGCGTCAATCATCCGTGGAGCAAACGGTTCGGAAACGGCCCAGGCGAGCGCTCCGCCCATGGCTCCCACAAACATCAACGCAAACGCGCGGCCGTACATCTATTTTTCAAATCGGAAGGAAGCCGCGCCAAACTGCACAGCATCGCCCACTTCCAAAATTCTGTCGTCCACCCCTAGCTTATCCCCGTTCACGTAGGTCCCGTTCGTGCTGCCCAAGTCTTTGAGCCGGACAACGTCCCCAGAACGGTTGAACTCGGCATGCCGCCGCGATAGCGAGGGCTCGCCCGGCATGACCCAATCGGCGGGTGCCTCCCGCCCGACCGTCGTCGTTCCGTCAGCGATCAGGCGAATCTCCCCCGAGCCGAAGACAAGGCGCGGATTGCTCACTACGGGAGCGGTTGCGATCGGGGCAACGGGATCGAGCGGCGCACTGTCCAAGACGATTTGCGGGACGGGCTCGGCTCGGCGAGAGGAAGTCGGAGGTGGCGGAGCGGTCTCGTCCGGTTCCGCAGGGTCTTCCGGGATTTGAACGCCAATCTTGGCCAGGTTCTGATTGACTGTCGCGATATTGCCCGTCAGGTACCGAGTGCCGTAGTAGAGCACGGCTGCGACGACCCCAAAGCCCAGAATGTAGGCAATGACGCGGCCGAGGAGTGATTGTCCTTCGTTCGGCTGAGCCGGGGCGTCCTTCGCGGCTGGCTGCGCGTGGGCTTTGGGTTCGGCGTCAGGGGCTACCGTATCGACCGCGGCGGTGATCGAAACCGGCAGCACGACTGGTTGACCGTCTTTCGGCAGCGCAAGGTCGAACATGGGTCGGGGGACGAGTTCCTGGGTTGTGCCCTTGGAACGGTAGGTGATCTTCAGTTTAGCTGGCCCCGTGGGCAGGCAGTAAAAACTCAGGGTGCCAACGTCGGCGGGAGCAAGCAACCCAGAGTAGGATTCGGAGCCCGTGGTGAGGACCACTTGGGCGGCGCTGACGGGCTTCTCGGCGTGAGTCAGCACAACCGTGACCTTGCCGATGAGGTTGAAATCAGTGTCTTTGACCGTCCACGAGCCCTTCACATCGGCGACCTTGCGCCGGGCCGCCCGACCCGTCGAGAGGTCGAGGACATAGCACCACGGCTTGGACTTATCGTCCGCGAGGGTGACCTTCGCCTCGCTCACCGCGGCCTCGGCGGGCGGGGCCCCGCCGAAGGAATCGGCCAGCCAGGCAACGCGCTTTCCCTCGTTGACGAACTGGAGCGTGAGCGCATGGGCTACCCCCGCGAACAGCACGCCGACTACGGCAACTGACAAGAGTCTTCTGACGGGCACGGTGCAGTGATTTTAGCCCTTGCAGCCGGTAACTTTGCTGCAACCTCGGAAGCGAGGTAACCCTGAGGTCCAATCTCTTCGGCACAAAGGTCAGCCGCAAGTCCGTGCCAATACGCCCCACATGATGCAGCCAAGTACGGCGGTAGATCCTGCGCCAGCAACGTACCCAGCAGTCCACTGAGCACGTCCCCCATCCCACCGGTGGCCATACCGGGGTTGCCGGTCGGGTTGACGTTCAACGGCTGCATCATGCTGCCTACGATGCTGTACGCCCCCTTCAAGAGGATCGTCCGTTCGAATTTCTGGACCGCCGCCTCGACGATCGAGAATCGGCGCGATTGAATCTCGGCGGCGCTACAGTGCATCAGCCTGCCCATCTCGCCGGGGTGAGGAGTTAGCACGCACTCGCCCGGGGGGAGTGTGACGCCACGGCTCACCGCGTTTAGGGCGTCGGCATCGATCACCGATGGGATGTCCCACCGCGGCCAGAGGTCGGCCAAAAACTGGGTCACCGGCAGCCAGTCTGAAAGGCCTGGACCGAACACCACGGACGTCGCGCGTTGCGAAGCCGCTAACAAGGGTTCGACCGCAAGCGGGCTGATGCACCCTTCGCGCTCAGGGAGCACGAGGAGCAGGGCCTCGGGCAATCGCTGCGACACCGCGCGCACCACGCTCTCGATCCCGGCGACGGTCACCAGCCCCGCACCCGCACGCAGGGCAGCCTGAGCGGCCAGCACTGCCGCACCCGGCATCGCCGCACTCCCGGCGACAATGAGCACGTGCCCGTGATCACCTTTGTGGCTGGAACGGAGTCGATCGGGCAGCAAGTCACAGACCCATTCGCGGTCGATCAGCCGGGCGGAAGTTGGCTCCCGCAGGAGTTCGTCCGGATACCCCAAGTCGGCCACGCGCCAAGCGCCAGAATGCTCGATCCCGATCCCCTGGAAGAAGCACTGCTTGGGAAGCCCCATCGTAATCGTGCAACTCGCCCACACGCTCTCGCCCAGTTCTTCCCCGGAGTCGGCCACGATCCCGCTTGGCACATCCACGGAGATGACCGGCAACCCACCCTCGTTCATGGAGCGGATCGCCGCGCGGACGGCATCAGCGACGTCGCCCCGTGCGCCAGTTCCAAGCACGGAGTCCACCACCAGGTCGCGGCAAGCCACACATCCGGCCTTGGTCAGCCACTGGGGATCGCTCGGGAAAATCGGATCGATTCCCTGCGCGCGCAGGTTCGTGAGGTGAGCAAGTGCGTGCGCATTGAGCTCGTCCTCTGAGTGGGTCATGAGCACCTCGACCCCGAGTCCGGTCTGGTGAACAAGTGTTGCGGCGTACAGACCGTCCGCCCCATTGTTGCCCTTGCCGCAGAAAAAAGTAACCCGGCCGCCTTCGGGAAGCATTTCAAGGATGGCGTCTCGGACTGATTGGCCAGCCCGCTCGATCAGGATATCGGTCGATAGACCGTAGAGTTCTTCCGCTCGGTCATCCAATCTGTGCGCATGTGCTGCCGTTGCGATCCACATAGTCGCCTTCCTGGGAGGGCATTGAGAACTACGCGTCCAATTCAGAATTCGTTATCGCGATCTTTTGCAGATAATTGAGCTTGCCACCGCAATCCTTGTGGATATAGACCCTGCCGCGCGAGAAAAGTCGTCCCCTTTTGAACTGCTCGCGACACCGGACGCACACATAGATGTGGAGGTGGCGCGTGCGGTTTCGCTGGCAGTCGTACCGGTGGCGAACGGTCGGAGTCTCCCCGAGATCGACCATTGCTTGACGCCACGCAGGCCCGTGGCCCCGTCCCCGCAGGCCATGGCGCGCGAAAGCGAGAAGATGGGCGTACTCGTGCACCAGCGTGCTGCGCAGACGCTCAGCGTCGGTCATGAGCGTCTTGCTGAGCGAGATCGTAAACGTCGTAAACTCGGCAGTGCCGGCCGTCGTGCGATAGTTCCGCCAGCGCAAAGTGATCGGCTTGCCCAAGGGGTGAGTGTGCAATAGGCTGCACAGAATCTCCCGCGCCTCTTCGTCCAGCGGGTGGATCGGCTTAGCGTCTACTGATGCCATTGAATGAACGCCACTGATGCACTAACCTCAATGATGAGCCGTCAAAAAAAGAAAGGCCATTCTTTCTAAGCGCAGTGCTTATACAAAAATGGAAACAGCGGTACCGATATGTTGGTGCCGGGAGCGGGACTCGAACCCGCACGAGTTTGAGCTCAACGGTGTTTGAGACCGCCGCGTCTACCATTCCGCCATCCCGGCCAGAAATCCGAGCATACCTGGTTGCCTAGTACAATCGTGGAGTGCTGCTGGTCGTCTCCAACGTCCGCAAGGAGTTTGCCGATTCCATCGTCCTTGACGGTGTCGATCTGCGCATTCAAAGGGGCGACAAGGTGGCACTCGTAGGCCGCAACGGCTGCGGCAAGACAACTCTGCTGAAAGTAATCGTTCGGGAGTACGAGCCGGATGGCGGGACCGTGAACCTGGCTCGCGGAGCCGAGATCGGCTACCTGAGCCAGATGGCTTCGCTGGACAACGAGTTGACCGTCCTTCAATCGGCTGAGCAAGCGAGGGGGCACCTCGTTGAGATGAAGACTCGCCTCGACGCACTGCTTGAAAATCCGTCCCCGTCGATGGAGGACTTGGAAGAGATCAGCGCCCTCCACGAGCACTTCCACGCCGAAGGTGGGTTCTCGCTGGAGACCGACTTCCGGGTCGTGCTCACTCGCATGGGCTTCCAGGATTCAGAGTTCGACCGGCAAGTCAAATACCTTTCTGGTGGCGAGAAGACGCGCCTAATGCTCGCCCGGCTGCTGCTGGAAGAGCCGGACTTGATCATCCTGGACGAGCCAACGAACCACCTGGACCTGGAGGCAACCGAGTGGCTTGAGGGGTGGGTCCGGGCGTATCACGGTGCCGTCCTGGTGGTCTCTCACGACCGCGAGTTTCTGCGCCGGACGGTGAGCTCCGTCATCGAGATGCGCGATGGGCGGGTGAAGTCGTATCCCGGCGATTTCGACCAGTATTTGAAGCTGCGTGAGGAGGACGAGGCGCGACTCGCGGACCTCGCCAAGAAGCAGCAGGATCAGATGTCCAAGCTGGATGAGTACGTCCGGCGGTTCATGAACAGCCAGCGCACGGCCCAGGCCCGTGGCCGGCTGAAGCAGCTGGAGAAACTCCAGGCAAGCGCCGTCCAGGCTCCCAAAGCCGAGAAGTCCATGGTCACCAGTTTCCAAGTCATGAAGCGCGCAGGCGACCGGGTTTACGAAACAAGCGGGCTCGGACATGGGTTTGGTGGTTCGAACCTCTTCGAAGGGCTCGACTGGACGGTCCGGTGGGGTGAACGTTGGGGCGTCATCGGCGTAAACGGCGCGGGCAAATCGACCTTGGTCCGACTGTTGACGGGCGAGTACCCGCCCACCAATGGGACGATCAAAGTCGGCTCAAACGTAAACGTCGGTTACTTCAGCCAGCACGCCGACGCGCTTGTGAGCGATCTCAGCCCCATCGAGTTCTTGCACCACCGAGAAGGGATGGAGATCGCGGCAGCGCGCAACCTCTTGGGACGCTTCCTGCTCAGCGGCGATGACGCGATGCGCCCGATTAGAACGCTGAGCGGCGGCGAGAGGAACAAGGTTCAACTCGCGGTACTCACCATCCAGCACCCCAACGTCCTGATCCTGGACGAGCCGACCAACCACCTGGACATGGCCTCACGGGACGCGCTCACGGAGGTGCTCTCTGAGTTCAATGGCACGCTCATCCTGGTCTCTCACGACCGGACGCTGCTGACTCAAGTGACCGACCACACACTCGATATGCGTGGAGGGGTTCCAATCCAGTACGGAGGAAGTTACGCAGAGTATCGCCGGAGCAAGACCACTCCCTCCACGGAGACGAAGGCGCAAGTACAGGCCCAGGCGGTCGTGGCGAGTGCGGCCCTCAGCCCGCGTGAACTCAGCAAGGAAATCCAGCGACTCGAGAAGGCGATCGCGGACGCCGAAGACGCCATCACCGCCACGGAGGCGAAGCTCTCCGCGCTGGAATCACGCATGGCCCTCGCTGACCCGAAAGACGATCACTTCGCAATGAGCAAGGATCACGCCCAGATCCAAGCAGACGTCGAGGCTCAACTCGGACACTGGGAGACAACCGCCGCACGACTTGAAGAGCTCAGGGCTTTGCAGGGCTCGGCTTAGGTGCCGGGGGCTTGGCGGGCGGGGGCTGCGTCCACCGCGCGACGGGCGTCCACGTTCCCTTGGCGTACCACGTGGCGGTGGTGGGCTTCGTGCTCGGGTACCAGGTGATCAGCCCGTGCGGAGTGTCTCGAGCCGCGGTCCAGGCCGGGAAACTTGATTCAAGTCCCGAGGCCAGGTAGCGGATGCGGCATCCCTGCTCGGAGTCGAAGCGAAGCACGGTCGGGTCCGTCGCCACGAAACTAACCTTGTCTCGATCTTCGGCGAGATCTTCTCGCTCATTGGTCGCCAAATCCACACGTCCAGCCAGCCACGAGCCGTACGAAGTGCGCTCCACGAAGAGTAGCTTGCTCGGAGCCTGGCTCGGGATGGAGTAACGCATCAGACCCGAGCCAATCGGGTAGAAGCGGGTGTACTTTTTGTCCAAGTCCCAAGTCGCTAGCCCCCACTTTTCGCTGTTCTTGGCGACCGTCGCGAGCCGCCCATTCACGACGAGCAGTTCGTCGCTGATTGAGCCCGTCGCGGTCGAGACACCCGGCATCTTGTCCACCACCTTGAACCAGGGGATCGCCTCGGCCAGGTCGATGGACACGAGCGCTTCGAAGATCGGCTTGCGATCCTCATCGTCCCAGTGCAGCAGCAAGTACATCTGATCGCCGAGCAGCTCGTAACCGGAAAGTGCCGAGACTTCCCGAGCGCGTGATCCAGCCTCAATGCCTTGGATGGCATCGCGGATCTGCTCTTTGCTGAACAGCCGCGGGCTGGTGGGGATATCTGGGAAGCGCGTGGACCGTGTGTACTTACCCAGCGTGATGGTCATTTGCTTCCCATCGAATTTGATCGAGAGCTCGCCGTCGGAAAACTCAAATGTCTTCGCCGGAGGCAGCGTCGCCGTCGAAACCGGCACCCGCTCCGTCCAGTTGGATCCAGTCGCGACGAAGTTCCATCCGTCGTATGCCAACCGGACAGTGTCCACGCCGCTGACGGCGGTGGTCTGAAGGCAAAGTAGAATGGGAATCACCAACATTTTTACGGTACTAGTATGGACTGCAGAGATTGCCCACGCTTTAATACAGACGAGGCAAAGTGCCGCGATGGAAAGGTGAATCCACAAAAGTGGACGCAAGCCGTAGAAGTCGCCAATCAATTCGGCGTGCGGGCGATCTGCGTCATGAACGACCACCGCGAGCGGCTGGTGAGTTGCCGGTTGCGAATCATCCCGCCCCGTTAGGCGGCTTCGCTGAGGAGAATCGCGTAGTTGTCTGGGTCGGCAATCAGGACCGAGCGAACCTGATTCGAACCGCCCTCCATGCCGCGCAAAACCGTGAGACCCATCTGCTCAGAATTGCTCAACACATCCGCGATGCTGGAAATCTGGAAGCTGAGAATCACGCCGCCGCGCCGATCGTAGTCGGCTCCGTCTGAGCCGCCCTGGATGAGCAGGAGCTCGGTTTCGCCGTTGCTCAAATGGGCCATGGGGTGGCCACCGAAGCCAGCAGCGGGAGAGACTCGCATCTTCAGCACGCCGGCATAGAATTCCAGCGATCGCTCCAAGTTCGCGACGTCAAGAATGATCTGCGACAATGTGCTTTTCATGTGTCTCTTTGGACTCTTTCGGTCTATTCCCGCCAAATACGTAGCCCGAACTCGTGGAGCGGTATGATTGAATCTAATGTCACATGACGATCTGAGCAGTCTCCTGCGTCTACACAAGGTCGATGCGGCAATTGTTGAGTTGAAGAAGCGGGCGGCAAACATGGACGCTGGCCGCTCGGTGAAAGAGGAGATTGAGCGGCTGAAGCCGAAATGGTCTGCAGCGACCACCGCATACGCTTCCTCGAGAACGGAAGTCGCCGACTTGGAGCTTTTGCAAAAGACGCTCACCGACAAGATCCAGCACATTGAGTCCCTGCTGTACTCGGGCAAAGTTGTGAATCCGCGAGAGGTCGAGGCGTACCAGAAGGAGCAGAAGATGTTCCAGCGCCAGCGAGACGAGGCAGAGACGAAAGCTCTGGAACTGCTCGAAGCGCAACCGCCACTGCGCAAGGAGGCGACCATCATCGACCGTGCGATGCAAGAACTCCAGGCGAAGCAGAAGGCCCAGTACGACGCGGCTGTGGCGGAGAAGGAGCGAATGCAAGCGCAGTACAAGACGCTCGTCGAGAAGCGTAAAACGATCGCCCCGACGGTACCAGCAGGCTTGCTGAAGCAATACGAAGCGATCCGGGAACGACACGGCGGAATTGGGATGAGCGAGGTCACGGCCACAGGCAACTGCGCGCAGTGCGGAACCTCATTGCCCACCAAGCCCCTGGAGTACACGAAGGAGGGACGCATCGTCACATGCGAAGCCTGTCATCGCATTTTGATTCGCATCTTGGTCGAAGGCTAGCTCAGCTTGCTTCGTGCGGGTTCGTGTTGCTGACCCTCGGCGCGTGCGCCAAACAGCCCGCGACGGGCGTGGCCGGTTCGACTCGCGTGCTCGTGACCCTGACCGTCGACGGTCGGTTGCGCGACGGATCGCGGCCAGAGGATGCAGGCATTCCGTACATCTACATTGTCGCCATGAACGTGGCCACCGTCGACAACCCCACTACCTTAGGCCCGACGCCGGTCATTTCGCCACCCTGGGGCAACGGTTTCGTTGCCGGCGATGTTAGCCATTTCGTGTGGTGGGATCCAACCGCCGTGAATCCGTACACCGTATACCGTTTTGTAGACACGACGCTGAACAACTACATTCCCATCGGCATTCCGGTAAATGGTCAGATCACTGGATCCAACTCGCAGACCCTCCAGTTCGAAATTGACGTCGATCAGCTTGAGACGGCCTTGCCAACTGGCCAAAGTGCGCGCTCCTTGCAACTCAACTTGTTGACGATGGATCGGTTCGGCAGTACCCAGGGGAGTAAGCAGTGGGACGCGCTCGGCGATGGCAACACCGCGCAAGTGAATCTGCCGATCACCATTCCCCTGCGCTCCAGCGGCACCTACTCAAACTCCTTGTCGGGCGCGATTGAGCCGCGCGGCGACACACCCAACCCAGACTTGGACATTGTCGATTGGAAGGTCGAAGTCCGAGTCCAATGACCGATCTGCCGCTGGTCTCGGTGCTGCTTACGTGCTACAACCATCTGCCCTACATAGGCGAATGTGTGGAGGGAGTCTTAGCTCAGACCTACCCCAATCTGCAGATCATTGCGATTGATGACGGCTCGACGGACGGGACTCGCGAATGGCTCAAGGAGAACGAGTCCCGGATCGCCACGCGGTGCCCGATCAAGATCATTTTCTCAGAGCAGAACCTGGGTACGTACGGCGCGTTGAATGCTGCGATCGAAGCAAGCAGCGGTGAGTTGCTCGCAGTACTGAATGACGACGACT is part of the Chthonomonas sp. genome and harbors:
- a CDS encoding VWA domain-containing protein; its protein translation is MEPTQAFDPNRTMIAPPAGQPTMAMPAGSMAQPAQSLVAKLTPSRPATMANGPAREQFLLEITSPNNDLPGVASGSVRTPLNLCLVVDRSGSMEGQPLEYAKQACTYVVDMLSPNDILSIVTFEQFVELLMPPQRVTSKDPIKQGISRLTPGNTTNLYDALNMAMQQVISFQEGKRATRVIVLTDGDPTEGIKDFATLVAFAGELKAKGITTTFLGFGGDYNEELLAGMAKRAGGNHYFIPRPELLPEIFRTELEKLFTLTGQNLRLQMKLARWVKLRAATGHNVPPGDREFELTLTDLERGATLQQVFDFEFANHPLGHYRVATGRLLFDDSTTGQPSSMEIDFEMEFTADAARYSAPANPVVTQASDVAAASRAVERTIMGLKTGQITSMGAVAELQKTQALLLQDGRISEAQEVTMALRALQSGDHGTAEKTLMGTVVQLDQGKKQS
- a CDS encoding FHA domain-containing protein, with protein sequence MYGRAFALMFVGAMGGALAWAVSEPFAPRMIDAPTWAAFERIFNISMGCFIGGLIGFVSGRFQGSRTHSIRGLILGLIVGLVVGPIAGSVGSAAFNSLTGGVGALGGGPIVFVARLVGWGIFGALLGLGLGAIGRSTKRAIQGLIGGGLGGIVGGFAFEMAAVVVAPLLVTPGAGVHEVGTIPRAVGLTCVGAGIGLFIGLADAYARTAWIRLMLGRNEGRDWSLDWPTAYIGRDERAHIPLFGDMNVAPHHATIVRQGAGYWVHDAGTPIGIGLNGQRVQGSAPLNNGDVIQVAGHQLQFLSKGPRPQYIPTAAPAQVDPRHAVSSAPVNVLQPTVAMPAAGGGMATLVATGGPLAGMRFPVVGTMFVGREASAIPVEFDSLVSRRHASLEPQGMGVLVTDHGSTNGTLVNGQRVQSTLANPGDTVQIGSTVFRVE
- a CDS encoding FHA domain-containing protein, which gives rise to MSVAVVGVLFAGVAHALTLQFVNEGKRVAWLADSFGGAPPAEAAVSEAKVTLADDKSKPWCYVLDLSTGRAARRKVADVKGSWTVKDTDFNLIGKVTVVLTHAEKPVSAAQVVLTTGSESYSGLLAPADVGTLSFYCLPTGPAKLKITYRSKGTTQELVPRPMFDLALPKDGQPVVLPVSITAAVDTVAPDAEPKAHAQPAAKDAPAQPNEGQSLLGRVIAYILGFGVVAAVLYYGTRYLTGNIATVNQNLAKIGVQIPEDPAEPDETAPPPPTSSRRAEPVPQIVLDSAPLDPVAPIATAPVVSNPRLVFGSGEIRLIADGTTTVGREAPADWVMPGEPSLSRRHAEFNRSGDVVRLKDLGSTNGTYVNGDKLGVDDRILEVGDAVQFGAASFRFEK
- a CDS encoding NAD(P)H-hydrate dehydratase translates to MWIATAAHAHRLDDRAEELYGLSTDILIERAGQSVRDAILEMLPEGGRVTFFCGKGNNGADGLYAATLVHQTGLGVEVLMTHSEDELNAHALAHLTNLRAQGIDPIFPSDPQWLTKAGCVACRDLVVDSVLGTGARGDVADAVRAAIRSMNEGGLPVISVDVPSGIVADSGEELGESVWASCTITMGLPKQCFFQGIGIEHSGAWRVADLGYPDELLREPTSARLIDREWVCDLLPDRLRSSHKGDHGHVLIVAGSAAMPGAAVLAAQAALRAGAGLVTVAGIESVVRAVSQRLPEALLLVLPEREGCISPLAVEPLLAASQRATSVVFGPGLSDWLPVTQFLADLWPRWDIPSVIDADALNAVSRGVTLPPGECVLTPHPGEMGRLMHCSAAEIQSRRFSIVEAAVQKFERTILLKGAYSIVGSMMQPLNVNPTGNPGMATGGMGDVLSGLLGTLLAQDLPPYLAASCGAYWHGLAADLCAEEIGPQGYLASEVAAKLPAARAKITAPCPSEDSCQLP
- a CDS encoding SprT-like domain-containing protein, with protein sequence MASVDAKPIHPLDEEAREILCSLLHTHPLGKPITLRWRNYRTTAGTAEFTTFTISLSKTLMTDAERLRSTLVHEYAHLLAFARHGLRGRGHGPAWRQAMVDLGETPTVRHRYDCQRNRTRHLHIYVCVRCREQFKRGRLFSRGRVYIHKDCGGKLNYLQKIAITNSELDA
- a CDS encoding ABC-F family ATP-binding cassette domain-containing protein; protein product: MLLVVSNVRKEFADSIVLDGVDLRIQRGDKVALVGRNGCGKTTLLKVIVREYEPDGGTVNLARGAEIGYLSQMASLDNELTVLQSAEQARGHLVEMKTRLDALLENPSPSMEDLEEISALHEHFHAEGGFSLETDFRVVLTRMGFQDSEFDRQVKYLSGGEKTRLMLARLLLEEPDLIILDEPTNHLDLEATEWLEGWVRAYHGAVLVVSHDREFLRRTVSSVIEMRDGRVKSYPGDFDQYLKLREEDEARLADLAKKQQDQMSKLDEYVRRFMNSQRTAQARGRLKQLEKLQASAVQAPKAEKSMVTSFQVMKRAGDRVYETSGLGHGFGGSNLFEGLDWTVRWGERWGVIGVNGAGKSTLVRLLTGEYPPTNGTIKVGSNVNVGYFSQHADALVSDLSPIEFLHHREGMEIAAARNLLGRFLLSGDDAMRPIRTLSGGERNKVQLAVLTIQHPNVLILDEPTNHLDMASRDALTEVLSEFNGTLILVSHDRTLLTQVTDHTLDMRGGVPIQYGGSYAEYRRSKTTPSTETKAQVQAQAVVASAALSPRELSKEIQRLEKAIADAEDAITATEAKLSALESRMALADPKDDHFAMSKDHAQIQADVEAQLGHWETTAARLEELRALQGSA
- a CDS encoding VOC family protein — translated: MKSTLSQIILDVANLERSLEFYAGVLKMRVSPAAGFGGHPMAHLSNGETELLLIQGGSDGADYDRRGGVILSFQISSIADVLSNSEQMGLTVLRGMEGGSNQVRSVLIADPDNYAILLSEAA